From Candidatus Thermokryptus mobilis, the proteins below share one genomic window:
- the pyk gene encoding pyruvate kinase encodes MKKFLKEENFRRTKIVCTLGPATNTLEKIIELINAGMDIARLNFSHGDYDDHLNFINLVRKASEITGKHISILQDLQGPKIRVGRLKNEPIELKIGELIYLASEQVEGNGQIIPIQYEYIAEDVKPGDTILLDDGLIELKVIEIKSRKVKCEVVDGGLLKSHKGVNLPGVNVRIPSLTEKDVQDLKFGIENGVDMVALSFVRRKKDVLDLLSKMEEFGKTLPVIAKIERVEAIKSIDEIIDISDGIMIARGDLGVELPTEDVPILQKMLIKKANKLGKPVITATQMLESMVSNPRPTRAEATDVANAVLDGTDAVMLSSETSIGEFPIESVKMMDKIIRTAETQYKFYEPIFDPNLKLKDEVDAIGRAACLLAQQLNAKAIVTITHTGATAKAIAKYRPYVPIIALTDSEEVVKRLNLVWGVISVKIKEISETDKTIETAKEQLKESKILNKGDLVIMTAGIPLFKRGSTNMIEVEKI; translated from the coding sequence ATGAAAAAATTTTTAAAGGAGGAAAACTTTAGAAGAACAAAAATCGTCTGCACACTTGGACCTGCAACTAACACGCTTGAAAAAATTATTGAGCTTATAAATGCTGGGATGGATATCGCAAGGTTGAACTTTTCACATGGCGATTACGATGACCATCTCAATTTCATAAATCTTGTCAGAAAAGCATCCGAAATCACAGGGAAACACATTTCAATACTTCAGGACTTACAAGGTCCGAAGATCAGGGTTGGGAGGTTAAAAAATGAACCGATAGAATTAAAAATCGGAGAACTAATTTATCTTGCATCCGAACAAGTTGAGGGGAACGGTCAAATCATACCGATTCAATATGAATACATCGCTGAGGACGTAAAACCTGGCGACACCATTTTACTTGACGATGGGTTGATTGAACTTAAAGTTATTGAAATTAAAAGCAGGAAAGTAAAGTGTGAGGTTGTTGATGGTGGGCTTTTAAAGTCACATAAAGGTGTCAATTTACCCGGTGTAAATGTTCGCATACCGTCACTGACAGAAAAAGATGTTCAAGATTTAAAATTCGGTATAGAAAACGGTGTTGACATGGTTGCATTATCCTTTGTGCGCAGGAAGAAAGATGTCCTTGATTTACTTTCAAAGATGGAAGAATTCGGGAAGACGCTACCTGTAATCGCTAAAATTGAACGGGTTGAAGCGATAAAGTCAATTGATGAGATCATTGATATATCCGACGGCATAATGATTGCAAGGGGTGATCTTGGGGTTGAACTTCCAACTGAGGATGTTCCGATTTTACAAAAGATGTTAATCAAGAAAGCAAACAAACTCGGCAAGCCAGTTATCACAGCAACGCAGATGTTAGAATCAATGGTTTCAAATCCGAGACCGACCCGAGCTGAAGCTACTGATGTAGCCAATGCTGTCCTTGACGGAACAGATGCAGTAATGTTAAGCAGTGAAACATCCATCGGTGAATTTCCGATTGAATCCGTTAAAATGATGGATAAAATCATAAGAACTGCTGAAACGCAGTATAAATTTTACGAGCCGATATTTGACCCGAACTTAAAGCTTAAAGATGAGGTTGACGCAATAGGTCGTGCAGCTTGTCTTCTTGCACAACAACTGAACGCTAAGGCAATAGTTACGATAACCCACACGGGAGCAACAGCAAAAGCAATCGCTAAATATAGACCATATGTTCCGATAATCGCACTGACGGATAGCGAAGAGGTTGTCAAAAGGCTAAATCTTGTCTGGGGTGTGATCAGCGTTAAGATAAAGGAAATTTCTGAAACAGATAAAACGATTGAAACAGCAAAGGAACAACTTAAGGAAAGCAAAATTTTGAATAAAGGTGA